The following coding sequences are from one Candidatus Zixiibacteriota bacterium window:
- the cysE gene encoding serine O-acetyltransferase, with protein MLATIEDIRACFRNDPACRNIEFLLYPGFHATTAHRFIHLLYKAGIPFLPRLLSQIVRFLTGLEIHPGATIGPGFFVDHGMGVVIGETTEIGRNCVLFHNVTLGGTGKHQGKRHPTLGDNVFVGTGAILLGPITVGENVRIGANSFIVMHDVPANTTVAGVPARIVRRGRQKVDEELPATVLDHGRSVHTEIGEHNNRNGRKPGIREVRTDGSAPPERAASGS; from the coding sequence ATGCTGGCAACCATCGAGGACATTCGGGCGTGTTTTCGCAATGACCCGGCCTGCCGGAACATCGAGTTTCTGCTCTATCCGGGGTTCCACGCCACTACCGCCCATCGGTTTATCCACCTCCTGTACAAGGCGGGAATCCCCTTTCTCCCCCGCCTGCTGTCGCAGATCGTCCGCTTTCTCACCGGGCTGGAGATCCATCCGGGGGCGACCATCGGGCCGGGGTTCTTTGTCGACCACGGAATGGGCGTGGTGATCGGCGAGACGACCGAGATCGGGCGGAACTGCGTCCTGTTTCATAATGTAACACTGGGCGGAACGGGCAAACACCAGGGCAAGCGCCATCCGACGCTCGGAGACAACGTCTTTGTCGGGACCGGGGCGATTCTGCTCGGCCCGATCACGGTCGGTGAAAATGTCCGCATCGGGGCGAACAGCTTTATCGTGATGCACGATGTGCCAGCGAATACCACGGTCGCCGGAGTCCCGGCCAGGATTGTCCGGCGCGGGCGGCAGAAAGTGGATGAGGAGCTGCCGGCGACAGTGCTCGATCACGGGCGGAGCGTCCACACGGAGATCGGCGAGCACAACAACCGCAACGGGCGGAAACCGGGCATACGGGAAGTACGGACCGACGGCTCCGCGCCGCCGGAACGGGCGGCCTCGGGAAGTTAG
- the cysK gene encoding cysteine synthase A, whose translation MRFNDIVEAIGYTPLVRVNRLTDARSATVFLKMENFNPAHSVKDRIGRSMIEAAERAGVLKPGMTIVEPTSGNTGIALAMVAAAKGYRCVLTMPDTMSIERRALCRQFGAEIVLTPGAEGMKAAIAKAREIAERGNCWIPMQFANPANPEVHRRTTGPEIINDLGELRLDAFVSGVGTGGTITGAGAVLKAEYGCRIIAVEPTDSPVLSGGQPGPHKIQGIGAGFVPENYDPAVVDEVIQVTNDDAFAMARELARQEGVLVGISSGAILWAALRVAERLGPGKNVVSIICDTGERYLSTPLFDKEP comes from the coding sequence ATGAGATTTAACGACATTGTTGAGGCTATCGGGTACACCCCGCTGGTGCGCGTCAACCGCCTGACCGATGCCCGTTCCGCCACCGTGTTTCTCAAAATGGAGAACTTCAATCCCGCGCACTCGGTCAAAGACCGCATCGGACGGTCGATGATCGAAGCGGCCGAGCGAGCGGGAGTGCTGAAACCCGGGATGACGATTGTCGAACCGACCTCGGGGAATACCGGAATCGCGCTGGCTATGGTGGCGGCGGCGAAAGGGTACCGGTGCGTGTTGACCATGCCCGACACCATGAGTATCGAACGGCGGGCGTTGTGCCGGCAGTTCGGGGCCGAGATTGTCCTGACGCCGGGAGCGGAAGGCATGAAAGCGGCCATCGCCAAAGCCCGGGAGATTGCCGAACGCGGGAATTGCTGGATTCCGATGCAGTTCGCCAACCCGGCCAACCCGGAGGTGCACCGCCGGACCACCGGACCGGAAATCATCAACGACCTGGGGGAGCTGCGCCTCGATGCCTTCGTGTCGGGAGTAGGCACCGGCGGAACTATCACCGGCGCGGGGGCGGTGTTGAAAGCCGAATACGGCTGCCGCATCATCGCCGTCGAACCGACCGATTCTCCGGTGCTGTCGGGCGGTCAGCCGGGGCCGCACAAGATCCAGGGGATCGGGGCGGGGTTTGTGCCGGAGAACTACGACCCCGCGGTCGTGGATGAAGTCATTCAGGTGACCAACGACGATGCTTTTGCCATGGCCCGCGAACTGGCGCGCCAAGAAGGGGTACTGGTCGGGATCTCCTCGGGCGCTATCCTGTGGGCGGCGCTGCGGGTGGCTGAGCGGCTCGGACCGGGGAAGAACGTGGTCAGCATCATCTGCGACACCGGCGAACGGTACCTCTCGACCCCGCTTTTTGATAAGGAGCCGTAG
- a CDS encoding ferredoxin: MKVRVDHELCSGDGICEELCPAVFKMNENDQADVIVDEVPPEEADAVREAAESCPEECIHIEE, from the coding sequence ATGAAGGTACGCGTGGACCACGAACTGTGCAGCGGCGACGGCATCTGCGAGGAGCTCTGCCCGGCCGTGTTCAAGATGAATGAGAACGATCAGGCCGATGTGATCGTTGACGAAGTTCCTCCGGAAGAAGCGGATGCCGTTCGGGAAGCCGCCGAGAGCTGCCCTGAGGAATGCATCCACATTGAAGAGTGA
- a CDS encoding NAD-dependent epimerase/dehydratase family protein, whose protein sequence is MNILIIGGTRFMGPVVAAQLLADGHRVTVFHRGETEQDVPAGVHHIHGDRGRLADYRRQWERLRPDVVLDMMALTGPQAGELVAAMSGLAGRLVAASSCDVYRNFGLILRRETGRATSGRLTEDSPLRDHEYPYRQDAQGPADPFYDYDKIHVEREIQRGPLPACAIRLPMVYGPNDPKHRLYSYARRMSDRRPALLLDTVRADWRGIRGYRDNCAHALCLAVARGAGRHRVYNVGEAEALTEAAWIRAIGAALGWEGDIVTVADRDLPDYLRTPLDWRPQLDVDSSRIRNELGYGEIVDLQPGLARTLEWELAHPPDHPADRFDYAQEDAILRRSRPSPS, encoded by the coding sequence ATGAACATCCTCATCATCGGCGGCACCCGCTTCATGGGACCCGTCGTCGCCGCCCAACTCCTGGCGGACGGGCACCGTGTGACCGTGTTTCATCGCGGCGAGACCGAACAGGATGTGCCCGCGGGCGTTCACCATATTCACGGCGACCGCGGCCGTCTCGCCGACTACCGCCGCCAGTGGGAGCGGCTGCGGCCGGATGTCGTGCTCGACATGATGGCCCTGACCGGACCGCAGGCCGGGGAACTCGTGGCCGCGATGTCCGGCCTCGCGGGGCGGCTGGTGGCGGCGAGCAGTTGCGATGTGTACAGGAATTTCGGCCTGATCCTGCGCCGGGAAACCGGCCGCGCGACTTCCGGCCGCCTCACCGAGGACTCCCCGCTGCGGGACCATGAGTATCCCTACCGGCAGGACGCCCAGGGACCGGCGGATCCCTTCTACGACTACGACAAGATCCATGTGGAGAGGGAGATTCAGCGCGGGCCGCTGCCCGCATGCGCGATCCGCCTGCCCATGGTCTACGGGCCGAACGATCCCAAACACCGGCTCTACAGCTACGCCAGGCGCATGAGCGACCGGCGCCCCGCCCTCCTGCTGGATACGGTGCGCGCCGACTGGCGCGGAATCCGCGGCTACCGCGACAATTGCGCCCACGCCCTCTGTCTCGCCGTCGCGCGGGGAGCGGGTCGCCACCGGGTCTACAATGTTGGGGAGGCGGAGGCGCTGACCGAGGCGGCGTGGATCAGGGCGATCGGCGCGGCCCTCGGGTGGGAGGGGGATATTGTCACCGTGGCCGACCGCGATCTGCCGGACTATCTCCGGACCCCCCTCGACTGGAGGCCACAGCTCGACGTCGATTCCTCGCGCATTCGCAACGAACTGGGGTACGGAGAAATCGTCGATCTCCAACCGGGGCTGGCCCGCACGCTCGAATGGGAGCTGGCCCATCCGCCGGACCACCCGGCCGACCGCTTCGACTACGCGCAGGAGGACGCCATCCTTCGGCGGAGCCGCCCCTCGCCCTCCTGA
- a CDS encoding glycosyltransferase family 4 protein, with the protein MAADETFPIASYCSSQAWGGLEMNVLRFLHWMRGRGWPAVLFARPGSPLLTWAAAWGLPARALQSRSKASDLLGARTLARMAAADSARVLILHQSRDLLMAVLTKIHTGNRLKVVYQQHMHIAGDKRDLLHAWQYRRLDAFVAPAPSLARQVAERTPIRPERLHVIPLGLEADRFLRKPPRSQARRQLGLPLDVPLAGIIGRLDPKKGQHVAIKALRRVHETGRPLHLLVVGAPTRGEHADYEAHLHRLADDLGLAPFVHFRSHLDEPATAYAAMDIFILASQSETYGMVTIEAMASELAVAGTDAGGTVDLIAHERNGLRFPPGDESACAAAVIRFLADPHFAGRMAAQARRDVLANFTHDRQCAQWETLLRGLAGAAPAGSK; encoded by the coding sequence ATGGCGGCCGACGAGACCTTCCCGATCGCTTCGTACTGCTCCTCGCAGGCCTGGGGCGGGCTCGAGATGAACGTCCTGCGCTTTCTCCACTGGATGCGAGGGCGGGGCTGGCCGGCGGTCCTCTTCGCCCGGCCGGGCAGTCCGCTGCTAACCTGGGCCGCGGCATGGGGCCTGCCCGCCCGGGCGCTCCAATCGCGCTCGAAAGCCTCCGACCTGCTGGGGGCCCGGACCCTGGCCCGCATGGCCGCCGCCGACAGCGCGCGCGTGCTCATCCTGCACCAGTCGCGCGATCTGCTGATGGCGGTCCTCACCAAGATCCACACCGGCAACCGGCTGAAAGTCGTCTACCAACAGCACATGCACATCGCGGGAGACAAGCGCGACCTGCTCCACGCCTGGCAGTATCGCCGGCTCGATGCTTTCGTCGCGCCCGCTCCGTCGCTGGCCCGGCAAGTGGCGGAGCGCACCCCCATCCGCCCCGAACGCCTCCATGTCATCCCCCTGGGCCTCGAGGCCGACCGTTTTCTCCGGAAGCCCCCCCGCTCGCAGGCCCGCCGGCAGCTCGGGCTGCCGCTCGACGTTCCGCTGGCGGGGATCATCGGGCGGCTCGATCCGAAGAAGGGGCAGCACGTTGCGATCAAAGCGCTGCGGCGCGTACATGAAACCGGCCGCCCGCTGCACTTGCTGGTCGTCGGTGCACCGACACGCGGCGAACACGCCGACTACGAGGCGCACCTCCATCGCCTGGCCGATGACCTCGGCCTCGCGCCGTTCGTTCATTTCCGCTCCCACCTCGATGAGCCGGCGACGGCCTACGCCGCCATGGATATCTTCATCCTCGCCTCGCAATCGGAAACCTACGGCATGGTGACGATTGAGGCGATGGCGTCGGAGCTGGCGGTGGCGGGCACCGACGCGGGGGGGACGGTCGACCTGATTGCCCACGAGCGCAACGGCCTGCGCTTTCCGCCGGGGGACGAGTCCGCCTGCGCGGCCGCGGTCATTCGCTTTCTGGCCGACCCGCACTTTGCGGGGCGGATGGCCGCTCAGGCGCGGCGCGACGTCCTGGCGAATTTCACGCACGACCGGCAGTGCGCGCAGTGGGAGACGCTCCTGCGCGGTCTCGCGGGCGCGGCCCCGGCCGGATCCAAATAG
- a CDS encoding PKD domain-containing protein — protein MRTLATAGLLLALAAAGGISAETPRHVENPSVTQGLPSFLGHVPDRFIVVLKEGVAVDHAKDLRAPTALAALPGFADLQGRFQVKALRPQFPGADRQTRAAGDAGRLARHYKVTIGTGSLDEAMAAYGALPDVDHVEPIGIHTLFALPNDPYYDNPPPEYPYDQWHYWDSYGIRAHTAWDSETGDPAVIVGDLDIGTMYNHGDLGGSNPPGPNDASTNGNIWVNAYEVPGNGIDDDGNGYTDDLIGWDFVDRTDWYSYPCIDIDCGGADNDPSDGNGHGTHTAGTIAAITNNGYAVAGVAGGYGEGTFAGGGTGVKVVPCRIGYVLDYWIYGPTGVVIMDYVAEAMYYMANLKLAGWNVAAINCSFGSSNSGGLGAAADFLIAQDVVICVAAGNSSSSTPSYLGGRGDCLDVAATDQSGNNASFTNYGSWVDIAAPGVSVLSTITDPADPGVDYIATMDGTSMACPHAAGVVALLESFNPGLSAAQKIALITDPANTNPYGGSRDLGAGIIDARKCLDAAGGGCDLAADFSGTPVSGCLPLTVNFTDLSTGTGIDGWAWTFGDGGTSTASNPGHTYYAAGTYTVTLTITSSNQGCNAQAAKAAYITVNSLPSAAFVGSPTSGQAPLTVTFTSQSTNATAFSWDFGDGGTSTAQNPSHSYAAAGTYTVALTASGACGSDTETKVGYITVTEPPQLPPAAEFTGSPTSGTAPLTVQFTDLSANAPTAWSWDFGDGGASTAQNPSHTYTAAGTYTVSLTATNAYGSDTETKLGYISVSELPQATRAYPSADLPAAGTVTGTFARLAASDNVSQTITEVLYTGHPVKTYSYLEHKWTIDVGSGGAAMMFVVEASRPANSDNDNIAFAYSTDNAAYTTLVTVASAAEQAYSAALPAGITGTVYIRAVDTDRNWGKTSLDQVAIDQMYIEYTAGPTAPNAQFAGIPASGAAPLTVQFSDLSTGGPTAWSWTFGDGDASAAQNPSHAYSAVGTYTVTLTVSNAYGSDAETKTDYITVTDPNAAMHVGGMAVTRAKVGANYFGGCVVTIVDQNGSPVGGATVSAAYDGATSGSTSGVTAGDGTVTLRSSGVKKPSGEWCFTVTNVAHASLAYQAAANAVTRACESGWVYGEDLGPLARTAPAGFDLAQNYPNPLNPATEISFSLPTPQHATLEVFNVVGQRVAVLADASFGAGIHTVTWDASRVSSGMYFYRLTAEGFVETKKMLLLK, from the coding sequence ATGAGAACGCTGGCAACGGCCGGGCTGCTTCTCGCCCTGGCCGCCGCGGGAGGAATCTCTGCCGAAACCCCGCGACACGTGGAGAACCCCAGTGTGACGCAGGGGCTCCCGAGTTTTCTGGGTCATGTGCCCGATCGATTCATCGTGGTCCTGAAAGAAGGGGTGGCGGTCGACCACGCCAAGGATCTGCGGGCGCCGACGGCGCTCGCCGCCCTGCCCGGTTTTGCGGACCTGCAGGGGCGGTTCCAGGTGAAAGCCTTGCGGCCGCAATTCCCCGGCGCCGACCGGCAGACGCGGGCCGCGGGGGACGCCGGCCGGCTCGCGCGGCACTACAAAGTCACGATCGGGACCGGATCGCTCGACGAGGCCATGGCCGCCTACGGCGCCCTGCCGGATGTCGACCACGTCGAACCGATCGGCATCCACACCCTCTTCGCCCTCCCGAACGACCCTTACTACGACAACCCGCCGCCGGAATACCCCTATGACCAGTGGCATTATTGGGACTCTTACGGGATCCGTGCCCACACCGCCTGGGACAGCGAGACGGGCGACCCGGCCGTGATCGTCGGGGATCTCGATATCGGCACCATGTACAATCACGGCGATCTCGGGGGGAGCAACCCGCCGGGACCGAATGACGCGAGCACCAACGGGAACATCTGGGTCAACGCCTACGAGGTGCCCGGCAACGGAATCGACGACGACGGCAACGGCTACACCGATGATCTCATCGGCTGGGATTTCGTCGACCGCACCGACTGGTATTCCTACCCCTGCATCGATATCGACTGCGGCGGCGCCGACAACGATCCCTCCGACGGCAACGGCCACGGGACGCACACGGCCGGGACGATCGCGGCGATTACCAACAACGGCTACGCCGTGGCGGGGGTCGCCGGCGGCTACGGTGAAGGCACCTTCGCCGGCGGCGGCACCGGGGTGAAAGTGGTGCCGTGCCGGATCGGTTACGTGCTCGACTACTGGATCTACGGACCGACCGGCGTCGTGATCATGGATTATGTCGCCGAGGCCATGTACTACATGGCCAACCTGAAGCTGGCCGGCTGGAATGTCGCCGCCATCAACTGCTCCTTCGGCAGCTCCAACAGCGGCGGGCTGGGCGCGGCGGCCGATTTCCTCATCGCCCAGGACGTCGTCATCTGCGTGGCGGCCGGCAACTCCAGTTCGAGCACGCCGAGCTACCTCGGCGGCCGCGGCGACTGCCTTGATGTGGCGGCCACCGATCAGAGCGGCAACAACGCCAGTTTCACCAACTACGGCTCGTGGGTGGACATCGCCGCGCCGGGGGTGAGCGTGCTCAGCACGATTACCGATCCGGCCGATCCCGGCGTTGACTACATTGCGACCATGGACGGCACCTCGATGGCCTGCCCGCACGCGGCAGGCGTGGTCGCGCTGCTGGAGTCGTTCAATCCGGGGCTGAGCGCCGCGCAAAAGATCGCCCTCATCACCGATCCTGCCAACACCAACCCCTACGGCGGATCGCGCGACCTCGGAGCGGGGATCATCGACGCCCGCAAGTGTCTCGATGCGGCCGGCGGCGGCTGCGACCTGGCCGCCGATTTCAGCGGCACGCCCGTCTCCGGATGCCTCCCGCTCACCGTAAATTTCACCGATCTGTCGACCGGCACGGGGATTGACGGTTGGGCGTGGACGTTCGGCGATGGCGGCACGTCGACCGCCTCGAACCCCGGCCACACCTACTACGCGGCGGGGACCTACACGGTCACGCTGACCATCACCAGCAGCAACCAGGGCTGCAACGCCCAGGCGGCTAAAGCGGCGTACATCACCGTCAATTCGCTGCCCTCGGCGGCATTCGTCGGCAGCCCGACCTCGGGCCAGGCGCCGCTCACGGTGACTTTCACCAGTCAGTCGACGAATGCGACGGCCTTCAGTTGGGACTTCGGTGACGGCGGCACGTCGACCGCGCAGAACCCAAGCCACTCGTACGCGGCCGCCGGGACCTACACGGTGGCGCTGACTGCGAGCGGGGCGTGCGGATCGGATACCGAGACGAAAGTGGGCTACATCACCGTCACCGAGCCGCCGCAGCTGCCGCCCGCGGCCGAGTTCACGGGCAGCCCGACCTCAGGCACGGCCCCGCTCACTGTCCAGTTCACCGACCTGTCGGCCAACGCGCCGACCGCCTGGAGCTGGGATTTCGGCGACGGCGGCGCCTCGACCGCGCAGAACCCGAGCCACACGTATACGGCCGCCGGAACCTACACGGTGTCCCTGACCGCGACCAACGCGTACGGCTCGGACACGGAAACCAAGCTTGGATACATCTCGGTGAGCGAGCTGCCGCAGGCGACGCGGGCGTATCCATCGGCTGATCTGCCGGCGGCGGGGACGGTGACCGGCACATTCGCCCGCCTGGCGGCGAGCGACAATGTCAGCCAGACAATCACGGAGGTGCTGTACACCGGGCACCCGGTCAAGACCTACAGCTACCTCGAGCACAAGTGGACGATCGACGTCGGCAGCGGCGGCGCCGCCATGATGTTCGTCGTGGAGGCGTCTCGCCCGGCCAACAGCGACAACGACAACATCGCTTTCGCCTACTCGACGGACAACGCGGCGTACACGACGCTGGTGACGGTGGCCAGTGCGGCCGAGCAGGCGTATTCCGCGGCCCTGCCCGCCGGAATCACCGGCACCGTGTACATCCGCGCCGTCGATACCGACCGCAACTGGGGAAAGACGTCGCTGGATCAGGTCGCCATCGACCAGATGTACATCGAGTACACCGCCGGTCCGACCGCGCCGAATGCGCAGTTCGCGGGCATTCCCGCCTCGGGGGCCGCGCCGCTGACGGTGCAGTTCTCCGACCTGTCGACGGGCGGCCCGACCGCGTGGAGCTGGACTTTCGGCGACGGCGACGCCTCGGCCGCGCAGAACCCGAGCCACGCGTACAGCGCCGTGGGCACGTACACGGTCACGCTCACGGTGTCGAACGCCTACGGGTCGGACGCTGAGACCAAGACCGACTACATTACAGTCACGGACCCGAATGCCGCGATGCACGTCGGCGGCATGGCCGTGACGCGCGCGAAGGTCGGCGCGAACTACTTCGGGGGGTGCGTCGTCACGATCGTCGACCAGAACGGATCGCCCGTGGGCGGCGCGACCGTCTCCGCCGCGTACGACGGCGCCACCTCCGGCAGCACGAGCGGCGTGACGGCGGGCGACGGCACGGTGACGCTGCGGTCGAGCGGTGTCAAGAAGCCGAGCGGCGAGTGGTGTTTCACCGTGACCAACGTCGCGCACGCGAGCCTCGCCTACCAGGCCGCCGCCAACGCCGTGACCCGGGCCTGCGAGAGCGGCTGGGTGTACGGCGAGGACCTTGGCCCGCTGGCCCGGACCGCCCCGGCGGGCTTCGACCTCGCCCAGAACTACCCGAACCCGCTCAACCCGGCGACCGAGATCAGCTTCTCGCTGCCGACCCCGCAACACGCGACTCTCGAAGTGTTCAACGTGGTCGGGCAGCGCGTGGCGGTGCTCGCCGATGCAAGCTTCGGCGCGGGAATACACACGGTGACCTGGGATGCCTCGCGGGTGTCCTCGGGCATGTATTTCTACCGTCTGACGGCCGAGGGCTTTGTTGAGACAAAGAAGATGCTGCTGTTGAAATAG
- a CDS encoding O-antigen ligase family protein, with translation MNVKALDDAGDRGRSRADWRWAVLLLLPFAPALLIAAHYRALVAAAYFTALAALVMLAFPRLLFTLFLISIGLFLPYYVTDTMAISPADLLLALLAVIALLDFLLRDSTAIRLSRIDGPFLALIGGTVISAFFAHNQAYSIIPVVRIVVVYAAYRLTFKFGSELGVRCVLRRYVLFVAALSLINAVLFVLAGGRERVFGPAWLGYEPLSMTALPMAVTFAVWAERHAERLRYIFAALLIGFGMLAAGSRGPMLAVLLVVPLLMFFGWRKARREQTITTRRVLRGMLLPLVAILALVIVLQELLFTGLIDRIRTLVESIGDPQETVLLRVVLAKAAIGAFLSDPLTGIGIGNFRVVDEVVPQIRLEPVWFYIRGMSAHNVLLHYLAETGLLGAVPLVLLALTGVRTAYRCFRRPLAHRHQQVSAALFAGMLVFAITLLYMRAWTWGQEGYVMGLLFGLTAAWAWETEAGPPDTKGPRGYPPAET, from the coding sequence ATGAACGTGAAGGCTCTCGACGACGCAGGTGATCGCGGCCGCTCCCGGGCCGACTGGCGCTGGGCCGTGCTGCTCCTTTTGCCCTTCGCGCCGGCGCTCCTGATCGCGGCGCACTACCGCGCGCTGGTCGCCGCCGCCTACTTCACCGCCCTCGCCGCGCTCGTGATGCTCGCTTTCCCCCGCCTCTTGTTCACCCTGTTTCTCATCTCCATCGGGCTGTTCCTCCCCTACTACGTCACCGACACGATGGCGATCAGCCCGGCCGACCTGCTCCTGGCGCTGCTGGCGGTGATCGCTCTGCTGGACTTCCTCCTGCGCGATTCGACGGCTATCCGCCTGAGCCGGATCGACGGGCCGTTTTTGGCGCTCATCGGTGGGACCGTGATCTCCGCTTTCTTCGCCCACAACCAGGCTTATTCGATCATCCCTGTTGTTCGTATTGTGGTGGTCTACGCAGCCTACCGTCTGACTTTCAAGTTCGGCAGCGAGTTGGGGGTTCGTTGCGTGCTAAGGCGGTACGTTCTGTTCGTGGCGGCGCTCTCGCTCATCAACGCGGTGCTGTTTGTTCTCGCCGGCGGGCGCGAGCGCGTCTTCGGGCCGGCCTGGCTGGGTTACGAGCCGCTGTCGATGACGGCGCTGCCGATGGCGGTGACGTTCGCGGTGTGGGCCGAAAGGCACGCCGAGCGGCTCCGGTACATCTTCGCCGCACTCCTCATCGGCTTCGGTATGCTGGCGGCGGGATCGCGCGGGCCGATGCTCGCGGTGTTGCTGGTGGTGCCGCTCCTGATGTTTTTCGGGTGGCGCAAGGCCCGCCGCGAGCAGACCATCACAACCCGGCGCGTGCTGCGCGGGATGCTCCTCCCCCTGGTCGCCATTCTCGCCCTCGTCATCGTGCTCCAGGAACTCCTGTTCACGGGTTTGATCGATCGGATCCGGACTCTGGTCGAGTCGATCGGCGACCCGCAGGAGACCGTACTGCTCCGCGTGGTGCTGGCAAAAGCGGCAATCGGCGCGTTCCTCAGCGATCCCCTCACCGGCATCGGCATCGGCAATTTCCGGGTTGTCGATGAGGTCGTGCCGCAGATTCGCCTCGAACCGGTGTGGTTCTATATCCGCGGCATGTCGGCGCACAACGTCCTGCTGCACTACTTGGCGGAAACAGGCCTGCTGGGCGCCGTGCCGCTGGTTCTTCTGGCGCTCACCGGCGTGCGCACCGCGTACCGCTGTTTTCGGCGGCCGCTTGCCCACCGCCACCAGCAGGTATCGGCGGCGCTGTTTGCCGGCATGCTGGTCTTCGCGATCACGCTCCTGTATATGCGGGCGTGGACCTGGGGGCAGGAGGGCTATGTGATGGGTCTGCTTTTCGGACTCACCGCCGCCTGGGCCTGGGAGACGGAAGCTGGCCCTCCGGATACGAAAGGACCGCGCGGTTACCCGCCAGCGGAGACTTGA